TCGCTGGTAATTTTTGCCGCTGACAATATGGGTGGCGGGTATTTGGCGGCGGTCGATGGCGAAAGCGGCGAGATCGCTTGGCGAGTGGCTCGCGGCAACATCAGCAGCTACTCGAGTCCCACAGTTGCCAACGTGGGCGGCCGCGATCAATTATTAATCAGTGGCTGTGGTGCGGTGACAAGCTTTGATCCTGCCAGCGGTGAAAAACGGTGGAGCACCCCCTGCACCGCCGAAGCGACCTGCGGCACCGTCGTCACCTCCGCCGACCGAATCTTTGCCAGTGGTGGCTATCCCGAAAAAGAAACCACTTGTCTTTCCGCCAACGGAGAAAAAATCTGGTCCGTTCGCACCAAAGCTTACGAGCCCTCGCTGGTTTTGAACGACGATCGTCTGTTCGTCGTCAACGACGAAGGTGTGGCCTATTGCTGGGACGCGGATACGGGAGACGTCATTTGGCGAGAACGGTTAGGAGGCAACTTCAGTGCCTCGCCGATCGTTTGTAACGACGTGGTTTACGTTTCCAACTTGAGCGGCGAAACGTTTGTGTTTGAGAACGAAAAGGACACTTTCAAGTTGATTTCCACCAATCAGCTGGGCGATGACGCGTACGCCAGTCCCGCAGTGGCCGAAAGCCAGATGTTCTTGCGAGTGGGCGTCGATAGAGGCACTAAA
This sequence is a window from Novipirellula galeiformis. Protein-coding genes within it:
- a CDS encoding outer membrane protein assembly factor BamB family protein, which encodes MNRVLLLTLTPLLLLSSGCGRKNPVEEITAARSNVKIVDVISDKLMLPWPAWRGPQHDGVVPDQPLLTHWSEEQNVVWRTEVPGRGHSSPIVVANTVYLATAIQDPQKQQVLAFDGATGKSKWTTDVHTGGFPSERAVHHKATHANGTLACDGVRLYTAFLNSDAIVATALDLDGNVVWQREIGKFVSKFGYAPSPVLYKSLVIFAADNMGGGYLAAVDGESGEIAWRVARGNISSYSSPTVANVGGRDQLLISGCGAVTSFDPASGEKRWSTPCTAEATCGTVVTSADRIFASGGYPEKETTCLSANGEKIWSVRTKAYEPSLVLNDDRLFVVNDEGVAYCWDADTGDVIWRERLGGNFSASPIVCNDVVYVSNLSGETFVFENEKDTFKLISTNQLGDDAYASPAVAESQMFLRVGVDRGTKRHEQLVCLESKDP